From the genome of Triticum aestivum cultivar Chinese Spring chromosome 3B, IWGSC CS RefSeq v2.1, whole genome shotgun sequence, one region includes:
- the LOC123064828 gene encoding BTB/POZ and MATH domain-containing protein 1-like, giving the protein MSSAPQRTASTHRSAVVRGTHEFHIVGYSERKPFARLTNKAASYYDPLYADGPGRDPSIKSPAFQVGDYTWDLVCTFGFQGRLTSIALELLTNTITKDVIATASLQIDDPLGRWPPAVWRSDAAHRFCRRIIVGMSWQLSLPDAFCGHEERYVTDDDRLTIICTVDILQEDAQTAAETRKCLVSVVPAPTIPRDFQQLLLLLKKYPKLSDVTFLVEDTEFHAHRLVLAMRSPVFATELFGDAKESTTHRIRIDDMDASTFRAMIRFIYTDELPMKPNDHVESRSPLNNFKEEYMSTARKLLVAADRYDLERLRLMCENILSECINVATVMKTLLLVRGRQRCYQLEDSCIKYISSDPDVYNAVRATKEYEELKETCSSFIIEVTERVATHIMANHPSSSSSTRPPAQEKSTSRYILSDVVRGTHEFRIPIFSSLQTSYRVSQVMTSDVFKVGSYDWKINVYPSGYDVEEHISVYLCLCTDPGTATVKSSIRFRIDDPNGKSPSMVLGSEDTFTKLHQTSGFQKFIAVNSAKSRYVGHDGSLTIHCDLDVHKEACTTSTSTTIAKSMIVVPPSNIAWHLEQLMVSGQWSNVTFLVEESKIHAHWLIIAMRSPVLFETVAMETSNWVIRIDDMKAAVLRAVLHFVYTDELLPVDDVVAAGEMLATACRFRLERMRAMCENLLARLITKDNVLSMLELAWRHQCEDLKLYCIEFTSLAMK; this is encoded by the coding sequence ATGTCGTCTGCGCCGCAACGCACGGCGTCGACGCACAGGTCCGCGGTCGTCCGGGGCACGCACGAGTTTCACATCGTCGGCTACAGCGAGCGTAAGCCGTTCGCCCGTCTCACCAACAAGGCCGCATCATATTACGACcccctctatgccgacggccccgggAGGGACCCCTCGATCAAGTCTCCCGCCTTTCAGGTCGGCGACTACACCTGGGACCTCGTCTGCACCTTCGGTTTTCAAGGTCGCCTCACATCCATCGCCCTCGAGCTGCTCACCAACACCATTACCAAGGATGTCATCGCCACGGCCAGCCTTCAGATCGACGACCCGCTTGGCCGGTGGCCGCCCGCAGTGTGGCGAAGCGACGCCGCCCACAGATTCTGCAGGAGAATAATTGTCGGCATGAGCTGGCAGCTGTCGCTACCGGATGCGTTCTGTGGGCACGAGGAGCGCTACGTCACCGACGATGACCGCCTCACCATCATCTGCACCGTCGACATTCTCCAAGAGGATGCCCAGACCGCCGCGGAGACCAGGAAGTGCTTGGTCTCCGTGGTGCCGGCGCCGACCATCCCACGGGATTTTCAGCAGCTTCTGCTACTTCTGAAGAAGTACCCCAAGTTATCCGACGTCACCTTCCTCGTAGAGGATACCGAGTTCCATGCGCACAGGCTTGTGCTTGCTATGCGGTCGCCGGTCTTTGCCACGGAGCTCTTTGGTGACGCGAAGGAGAGCACCACACACCGAATAAGGATAGACGACATGGATGCCTCCACATTTAGGGCCATGATCCGGTTCATCTACACTGACGAGCTTCCGATGAAGCCAAACGACCATGTGGAATCAAGAAGCCCCCTCAATAATTTTAAAGAGGAATACATGTCCACGGCTCGCAAACTCCTTGTGGCAGCAGATCGGTATGATCTCGAGAGGCTGAGGCTCATGTGCGAGAACATACTGTCGGAGTGCATCAATGTGGCCACTGTCATGAAGACATTACTGCTGGTGCGAGGCCGCCAAAGGTGCTATCAGCTCGAGGATTCCTGCATCAAGTACATATCGTCTGATCCTGATGTGTACAACGCGGTGAGGGCGACCAAGGAGTATGAGGAGCTCAAAGAAACATGCAGCTCTTTTATAATTGAGGTCACTGAGAGAGTAGCCACACACATCATGGCCAACCACCCTTCTTCCTCCAGTAGCACTCGACCACCAGCACAAGAGAAGAGCACATCCAGATATATTTTGTCGGATGTAGTCCGCGGCACGCATGAGTTCAGAATCCCCATCTTTAGCTCTTTGCAAACGAGCTACCGTGTTAGTCAAGTAATGACTTCCGACGTATTCAAGGTAGGCAGTTACGACTGGAAGATAAATGTGTACCCGTCTGGATATGACGTTGAAGAGCACATATCCGTCTACCTCTGTCTATGCACTGATCCTGGAACTGCTACAGTCAAGTCATCGATCAGGTTCCGGATCGATGACCCTAACGGCAAATCACCGTCGATGGTGCTTGGTTCAGAAGACACTTTTACAAAGTTGCATCAAACCTCGGGATTTCAGAAGTTCATTGCCGTGAATTCTGCGAAGTCACGGTACGTAGGACACGATGGCTCCCTCACCATACATTGTGACCTTGACGTCCACAAGGAGGCAtgcactactagtactagcaccaccatcGCTAAATCCATGATAGTTGTACCGCCGTCCAACATTGCGTGGCACCTCGAGCAACTGATGGTGAGTGGGCAATGGTCGAACGTGACGTTCCTGGTTGAGGAGAGCAAGATTCACGCGCACTGGCTCATCATTGCCATGCGGTCACCAGTTCTGTTCGAAACGGTAGCGATGGAGACGTCCAATTGGGTCATACGGATCGACGATATGAAGGCCGCTGTCCTGAGGGCAGTGCTCCACTTTGTCTATACCGACGAGCTGCTTCCTGTGGATGATGTGGTAGCAGCCGGAGAAATGCTCGCGACGGCATGCCGGTTTCGCTTGGAGAGGATGAGGGCCATGTGCGAGAACTTGCTCGCCCGTCTCATTACGAAAGACAATGTCTTAAGCATGCTGGAGCTGGCATGGCGTCACCAATGCGAGGACCTCAAGCTTTACTGCATCGAGTTCACCTCGCTTGCAATGAAGTGA